In Dehalococcoidia bacterium, the sequence GACGCCCGCTTCGCCCGCTTCGTCTCGCGCAAGGAGGCGGCGCAGCTCGGCGAGCTGCTCGGCCGCGTGTATGCCGCCACCCCGGCTGCCGCGCCCGTGCCCGGTTCGCAGGCGCGCGCCGCCCGCGGCGTTTCCGTGTGAGGCCGTCCGGGTGTTCGGGGACCGCGTCGCCGTGCGCCGTTCTGTCACCGGGAAAACCCGACGGCTGCCTGCGCCCATCATCATTGTCAAGCGGCTTACGTGCGATAAGATAAGGACATGGACGAGCATGTCCCGGTCAGTGCCTTCTGCCCCTATTTCCACCACGCCGTAGAGTTGATCGGCCGGCGCTGGACGGGCGCGGTGTTGCGCGCCATGCTCGGCGGCGTCGTGCGCTTCAGCGATCTGACCCATGCGATCCCCGGCCTCAGCGACCGCATGCTCTCGGAGCGGCTCAAAGAGCTGGAAGCAGAGGGCATCGTCGAGCGTTCCGTAATCCCCGAAACGCCGGTGCGCATCGAATACCGGCTCACGGCCAAGGGCCGCGCTCTCGGCACGGTGGTCGCGGCCATGGGCGACTGGGCGCATGACTGGCTCTCGCCCGAGGTCGTCGCCCGGCGCTAGCATCTACCGGCCGCGACCACCCTCCCACGCGTTCGTTCCCCTGTAGTTGCCTGCCTGCACGGCGCGCATGCCTACTTCGGCGCGCCGCGGAGTAGCCCGCTGGCCAAAAGTCCTATCCGGGACAGTTCATTAGTGTGATGGGGTAGTGAGGGGCGCCGCCGCACACTGGTGATAGAGGACGGTTGCAGCCGTCGGCCGGGATAGGGGAACACGCGATGTACTCGTGCATTATTTGCCACTTCGATACGGAACTGGACGATGTCGCCGTGCCGGGCGGCGCCCGCAGTTGCGTGTGTCTGCGCTGCTACTCTCGAGAAACCAGGTCCGAGCGCCCGATGCCCAGGCGCCTGCGCCAGGATCTGATCGCCACACTGGCCGGGATCGGCGTCGCCTGATGCAGCCGCTTGCCGCGCTGACCGAGGAGCGTTGCGAGCTTGCACCATGAGATCGGCGGCCCTGCCCCGACCCGTGCGCGTCCTTCACTCGCTCTTGAGCAACGGCCGGCGTCCATACCGGCCGTTGCTGCTGTCTGTTTCCTGCTGCCTTGATGATTCGGCTCTCGGGTAGCGAATGCTGAACGGCTCAACTCCGCTGCTGCAGGTCGTGAAGCGCCGCCGCCGGCGCGCATGGCGGCGCCGGAAAAGCGAGGGACGGGAGCGCACTATCGGCGCTCCCGTCCTGCATGGCGACTTTCGCCGCGTGGCGCCGGCTCAGTCGCCGACGGCCGCGGCGCGGGGCATCACCCAGATGCTGCGCGGCTCGGCGCCATGCAGGGTGATACCGGCGTCCGTGGCCGAGGGTTCAATCTGGCTGGTGATGCGGATGCTGGTGGGAATCAGATACTCGACCGAGCCGCCCTTCAGCCGGAACGGCCGGTCGTGGCCGGGATAGAGCACGGAGCAGTGTGAGGTGATCTTGCGGGCGCTCTCGCGCGCCTCGGCTTCCGTCGCGAAGATCAGGTAGGGCGAGCCGGCGAGGGCGCAGCGGGCGTTGGGCAGGGCGTCGCCGGTGACGCCGATCGTCTCGCCGTTGTTCTCCACCAGCAGCGTCATGCTGCCGACCGTATGGCCGGGCGTGTCGAGGATGCGCACGCCTTTGTCGATCTCGTCGCCCTCGCGTACAGACCGCAGCTTCATCTGCTCGAGAATCAGGCCGGTGTAGCTCGGCGTGGCCCAGTCGGCCGGATCGGGTTTGGCGGCGTACCTGCGCTCGGCCTCGTGCACCAGCACCTCGGCGTTGCTGAAGAGGTCGATGTTGAGCATATGGTCCCAGTGGGCGTGGGTGAGCACGACGGTGTCGATGTCCTGCGGGCGCAGACCGCGTTCGCGTAGCTTCGCCAGCAGCAGTTCGCGGCGGCCGGTGTGCGCGACATCGACCAGGATCGTCTTCGAGCCGCGCACCAGCGTGACGCCGCAGAAGGCGGGGCTGCCCTGATCGGTGCCCAACGAGAAGCCCTGGAGCAGCAGTTCGACCTCGGCCACGGCCTGCCTCCTGTTTCGTATCCGCACGGCGACGCGCCGCCCTATGGGTAGCGCCAGGCGGGCAGCCTGTCAAGGGGCCGAAAACAGGGCCACACCGCGGGCGGCTGGACTTTTATCCACCCTCGCGGCATGGTGGAACGGCCGGAGGCCGCTCCCGCGGCCGGCTGAGCACATCCGCGATCGAAGGAGCGGCGGGCCATGGCGACGCGCGAACGCGAACTCGAAGCCCTGCACACCAACACCAACGCGCTGCTGAGCGAGCTGCGCGATCTGCCGGAGGCGAAGCTCACCGAAGTCTGGCTCGGCAGCTGGTCGGCGCGCGAGTTGCTGGTCCATCTCGGCGCCTGGTGCAACATGATGGGCCAGGCCTACGAGCGCATGGCCCGTGGCGAGCGGCCTTCCCCGGAAGGCGTCGATCTCTCGGACAACGATGGGATGAACGCGCGCTACGTCGAAGAGGCGCACGGTAAGAGCATCGCGCAGGTGCGCAAGGACCTGGAGACCGGCATGGCCCGCTTTGAGGCCGCGGCGAAGGCCTTGCCCGAGGACCGTTTCGCCGAGGGCAAGACGGCCATGCGCATCATGCAGACGATCGCCGGCCACCCGCTGGAGCACATCGAGGAGGTCCGCGCCTGGCGGCACGGCGCCCCGGCGCCAGGCCGAGATTGACGTAACCGCGCGGGCAACGGATCGTGTAGGGGCGCATTGGCATGAATGGTGCGCCCTTTTCGTCGCCCCGACGGATCGCGCATCCGCGGAGACGCCGCCTCAGGAGGCTCGCATCGATGCTCAAGAAGATCCATCACGTCGGCGTGGTCGTGCGCAGCGCGGACGAGGCGCTGCGCTTCTACCGCGACACGCTCGGCCTGTCCGTCGCCAAGGACGCGGTGATCGAGGATCAGGGCGTGCGCGGCGTGCTGCTGCCCGCCGGCGAATCCGAGATCGAGCTGCTGGAGCCGACGCGCGAGGGCACCGGTGTCGCCCGCTTCCTGGAGAAGGGCGAAGGGCTGCACCACGTCTGCTTCGAGAGCGACGACGTGGGCGCCGAGCTGGCCGCGGCGAAGGCGAAGGGGCTGCGGCTGATCGATGAGCAGCCGCGCCAGGGCCTCGCCGGCATGATCGGCTTCATCCATCCGGGCGCCACGCACGGCGTGCTGGTCGAGTTCGCCACGCCGCCAGCGGGCGGCCACGCGCCCGCGCCCGGCCCGCTCGTCAAGAACTTCGACCACGCCGTCTTCGCCGTGAAAGACCTCGACGCCGGCTGCCGCACCTGGGAGAACAACTTCGGCTTTACGACGAAGGAGCGGCGCGAGGTGGCCGCGCTGGGCATCTCCAACGCGATCTTGCCCGTGGCCGGCGCCAACGCCTTCGTCGAGCTGATCACGCCGCTGGGCGAGGGCGCCGTCTCGAAGTTCCTGGACGAGAAGGGCGAGGGGATGTACCTGATCTCGCTCGCGGTTGCGGACATCGAGAAGGCCGTCGCCGCGCTGCGCGAGGCCGGCGTGCGCGTAGGCGACCCGGCGGGCGCCGCCGGCAGCCGGCTGGCTTTCGTTAGCCCGCGCAACACCCACGGCGTCTCGATTCAACTTCGCGAGCGGGTGTAGGGGCGGAGCAGGGCAGGTGAGTCTCGGTCGCCACACCATGCCGGCGGGCGCCCACGGTGCAAGCACCGCGGCGAAGCCGCCTCAGGTTCGGGGGGTGAGCGCCATGGGCGAGTTAGCGCCCATCCAATACCGACGCTCGCCCTCTACGACCATCGGAGATTGCCGCAGTCGGGGACCGCTCGCAGTCAAATCAACACGCCAGTCACCGTATCGGGGGTGAGAGGGGGCGTGCCCCCTATGACCATCGGAGATCTCAAATGACCTTGGAACGAAAAATTCGCGTGCTGATCGCAAAGCCGGGGCTGGATGGCCATGATCGCGGCGCCAAGGTGGTGGCGCGGGCGCTGCGCGACGCCGGCATGGAAGTCATCTACACCGGCATCCGCCAGACGCCGCAGATGATTGCCGAAGCCGCGCTGCAGGAAGACGTGGATGTCGTCGGCCTCAGCATCCTCTCCGGCGCGCACATGGAGCTGTTTCCGCGCATCGTAGAGGAGCTGAAGAAGCGCGGCGTGGACGACGTGTTGCTCTTCGCCGGCGGCATCATCCCCGAAGAGGACACGCCGATGCTGGAGCAACTCGGCTTCAAGGCCGTCTTCCGCCCCGGCAGCTCCACCAACGACATCATTGAATACGTCCGTTCGCACGTGGGCGCCCCGGCGTGACTGCAGCCAGCAACGACTTCCATGATTACATCGAGGGCTATCTCGAGCGCGTGCTGCGCGGCGAGCGCCGCCCCCTCTCGCGCGTGATCACCTGGGTGCAGGAGAACCTGCCCGAGGGCCGCGCCGCCGTGCGCGACCTCTTCCGCCATACCGGCCACGCGCACACGGTCGGCGTCACCGGCTCGGCCGGCTCCGGCAAGAGCACGCTCACCGGCGCCCTGGCGCGGGAGGAGCGCAAACGCGGGCGCAGCGTCGGCATCATCGCCGTCGATCCCTCGAGCCCCTTCACCGGCGGCGCGATCCTGGGCGACCGCATCCGCATGCAGGATCTCACCAACGACGAGGGCATCTTCGTGCGCAGCATGGCCACGCGCCAGTCGCTCGGCGGGCTCACGGCCATGGCGGCCGACGTGATCAGCGTCATGGACGCTTCCGGCAAGGACGTCGTGCTGGTGGAGACGGTCGGCGCCGGCCAGGATGAAGTCGACATCGCCCGCACGGCACAGACGACCTGCCTCGTGCTCACACCCGGCGCCGGCGACGACATCCAGACGATGAAGGCCGGGATCATGGAGATCGCCGACATCCTCGTCGTCAACAAGGCGGACCTTGCCGGCGCCGACATTCTCATGAGCCAGCTCAAGGCGCTGCTCTCGTATTCCGAGCACGGCGACTGGATCATCCCGATCGTGCGCGTGGTCTCGACCAGGGGCGAGGGCATTCCCGAGCTGGCCGACGCGATCGACCGGCACCGCGAGTATCTGGAAAGCTCCGGCAAGCTGGCGCAGCGGCGGCTGGAACGCTCCCGCCACCAGATCGTGGAGGCCGTGCGCGCCGAGGTCATGCGCCGCTACCTCAGCGGCGAAGGCGGCACGCAGCTCGATGAGCTGGCGCGGCGCGTGGCCGAGCGCGACCTCGACCCGCACTCGGCCGCGATCGAGCTGATCGAAGGGGCCGCGCGGGCGGAGTGAAGGCACCTGCCCGCACGGCGGGCAACTCTGCTGAGGTGACCGTCATGGGCGAGTGATCGCCCATCTCAAACGAACGCGTGCCCCCTACGACCAACGGAGTGCTTGGGAGTGCTTGAATGAGCGCCAAAGTGCAGCGGCTGCGCCTGAGCTACGCGCGCGGGCACGAATTGCAGTACGTTTCGCACCTGGACATGTTGCGCTTCTGGGAGCGCACGCTGCGCCGCGCCCACGCGCCCGTGGCCTACTCCGAGGGCTTCACGCCGCACCCACAGATCAACCTCGGCCCGCCGCTCGCCGTGGGCCAGACCGGCCGCGCCGAGCTAATCGACGTCTTTCTCGCCGAAGCCTGGACGCCGGAACGCTTCCGCGACGCGCTGGCGCCGCAACTGCCGCCGGGGCTGAGCCTGGCGCGGGTGGCCGAGGCGCCGCTGGAGGAGCCGTCCCTGCAGTCGCAGCTGCGCGCCGCCGAGTACGAGCTGCAGCTGCAGCCAGGCGCCGATCTCGGCGCGATCGAGCAGCGGATCGCCGCCTTCCTCGCCGCCGAGACGTTCCCCTGGGAGCACGTGCGCGAGAAAGAGACGCGCCGTTACGATCTGCGCCCGCTGGTGCTCGATCTGCGGCTAGAGCGCCGCGCCGACGGCCCCGTGCTCACGGCGCGGCTGCGGGCCGAGGAAGGCGCGACGGCGCGGCCCGACCAGCTTGCTGCCGCGCTCGGCATCGCGGCCGCGCTGCGGCACATCGAGCGCGCGGCGCTGATCCTCGCCGCGCCGGTCGCCCGCCGGTGACCGCGCCGCCCGAGCTGCTGCGGCTGCTGCTGCTGCGCCATGCGCAGACCGCGCACAACCGCGACGGCCTCGTGCAGGGCCGTGCCGACAATCCGCTCAGCGAGCTGGGTCAACGGCAGGCGGCGGCGCTGGCCGAACGGCTGAGCACCGCGCCGCTCGAAGCGATCTACAGCAGTCCCCTGGTGCGCGCCCGCCAGACTGCCGAGGCGATCGCCGCGCCGCATGGCCTCGGCGTCGCAATCGAGCCGGACCTGATCGAGATGGACATCGGCGCGATGGAGGGGCTCAGCGGCGCCGAGCTGCGCGAGCGCTTCCCCGAGTTCATGAAGGCCTGGCTCTCGCAGGACGCGGGCGGCGCCGCCATGCCCGGCGGCGAAAGCCTGGCGCAGGTGCAGGCGCGGGCGATGGCCGTGGTCGAGCGTGTGATCGCCCGCCATCCTGCCGGCGTGGCGGCCGTGGTGAGCCACAACTTCGTATTGCTGACCGTGCTCTGCGCGATCCTCGGCCTGCCCCTGCACGAGTTCCGCCGGCTGCGCCAGGGCGTCGCCAGCCTGGCGATCGTCGAGGTGCTGCCAGGGCAGCGGCGGCTGGTCAGCTTCAACGACCTCTGCCATCTTGAGGCCGCCGGCCTGCTGGGCGAAGACCCGTGGCACGTCCGCCGCGGACTGCCCCTGTAGATATGTAACAGCATAACAGCGAAAACAGCATCTGCGCTATGATGGCTCTCGGCCGGTCGATCGCCGCGCGGGCGCGGCCGGCGAGCGGGAGGAAGGCGGTTGGTGCGCGGGCGTTGCGAAGCGTTGGGGTTCACCCCCGTGCGGCTGCTGCTGATCGCCGCGGGACTCGTCGCCGTCTACTGCGGCTTCTCGATCGTGGGCAACTACGTGCACCAGTATCAGCTCGACCGCGACCGCGCACAGCTTCAGGCGCAGATTCAAACCGAGCAAAGCCGCTACGCCAGGCTCGACGCGCTGCGCCAGTGGATGCAGAGCGACGCCTTCATCGAGGCGATGGCCCGCCACGACGGCCTGATCAAGCCCGGCGACCACCCCATCATCGTCTCTGCGCCGTCGCCGTCTCCGGCAGCCGGCGTCGCGGGCGACTGGTGGGAGAAGTATTTCGGCCCCTGACGCCATGCCACGCCGCACCGCGCTGCGCGAGTTCGAGCGGCGGCTGCTGGCGGCGCTGCCGGAGCTGCCCCTTGTCGATGGCCCGCCACGGCTGATTGTCGCTGCCTCGGGCGGCGCGGATTCCACCGCGTTGTTGTTGGCGCTGCGGGCGCTAGCCGCCGGCGGCTTCCTCCCCGCCGCCTTGATCGCCTGCCATATCGACCACGGCCTGCGGCCCGAGGCCGCGCGGCTGGCGGAGCAAGCGCTGCTGGCCGCGAATTGCCGCGAGCTGGACGTGCCGCTGCTGCTGCGCCGGGTGCAGGTCGAGACTGGAGTGCAGGCGCCTCGCGGCGTGCGGGGCTCTGCCGAAGCGGCGGCGCGGCGGGCGCGCTACGCGGCGCTGGGCGCCGTCGCGGCGGAGATCGATGCGGCGGCCGTGCTCACGGCGCATACGGCCGGCGACCAGGCGGAAACCGTGCTGCTGCGCCTGCTGCGCGGCACCGGCGTCGGCGGGCTGGCGGCCATGCCGCCGCGGAGCCGGCCCTGGGGCGACGGCAGGCCGTTGCTGCTGCGCCCGCTGCTCGGCGCCTGGCCGGAGCAGACGCGCGGCTATTGCCGCGAGCGTGGCGTTTCCTGGAGCGAGGACGAGACGAACGCCTCGCCGCGCTTCGCCCGCAACCGTGTGCGGCATGAGCTTTTGCCGTTGCTGCGCTCGCTCGCGCCCGGCGCGGAGCGGTCGCTGCTGCGGCTTGCCGGGCAGGCGCGTGAGCTGGATGCCTGGCTCGACGGCGAGGTCGAGCGGCTGGCCGCCGCGCTGTGGCGCCGCGATGGCGATGGTTTCCTGCTGAAGAGTTCGCCCGCTGGCCTCGCGCCGTTCATAGGCAAGCAGCTCGTGGCGCGGGTGCTGGCCGAGCTGCTGGGCGGCGCCGGGGCTCCGGGCGCCCGCCAGGTGGCAGCGGTCTTCTCCTGCTGGCGCGGCACGCTGGGCCGGCGCTGCGACGTGGGGCAGGGCTGGCGCGCCGAAGCGACGCTCGCCGGGCTGCGCTTCCGCCGCTTGCCGCCTGAAACACCTGCTGCCGCCGGCGCCGCGCTCCCCGCCGAGGCAGGCGGTTGCCGGCAGTTGGCCTTCGGGCAGACCGAGCTGCCCGGCTGGCGCGTCACCGTCTCGGCCTTCCATCCGCGCGAGCCCGCACCTGAGCCGGACACGCTCTCGGCGTACCTCGTGCTGCCGGACCCGGTGCGGCTCTCCGTACGCGGTTGGCGCGCGGGCGACCGCATGCGTCCTGCCGGGCTGGGCGGCAGCAAGAAGCTGCAGGATATCTTCGTGGACGAACAGGTCGAGCGAGCACGCCGGCCGAGTGTGCCGTTGCTGTTCCTTGACGGCGAGTGCATCTGGGCCGTTGGTGTGAAGCGTTCGGCGCTCGCCCCGGCCGCGCCGCCGGCGGCGGCGGGCCTGCGCGTCGCCTTCACGCCGTTCGCTGGAACTCTGTAGCCGGCGGCGCTTGCCGCTCGCCTGGGGTGTGCAGCCAGACGACCGGCGCGCTACGCTCCGAACTGGCGGCCGTGCGTCGCCATGCAGGGGAGGAGGCCCAAACCATGACCGTGTTCGATGCGGTCCGCACCGTGCTTGCCGTGCGCCGCTACAAGGACGAGCCGCTGCCGGCGGAGCTGGTGCGCCGCATCGTGGAAGCCGCCTGGCTCACGGGCAGCTCGCGCAACGGCCAGCCCTGGCACTTCATCGCCGTGCAGGACCGCGCCATGCTGCGGCGGCTGGGCGGCCTGGCGCAGACGGGACCCTACATCGCCGATGCGGCGCTCGCGGTGGTCGTGGTCATGGAGGAGTCCATCTACAACGTCTCCGATGTCAGCCGGGCGGTGCAGTCGATGATGCTGACCGCCTGGGACCAAGGCGTCGGCTCAAACTGGGTCGGCTTCGGCAACCTGGACTGGGCCAACGCGGTGCTGGGGATTCCGGCCACGCTGAAGGTGATGGCGATCGTGCCCTTCGGCTACCCGGTGACGCGGCTGGGGCGGGGCAAGAAGAACCGCAAGCCCTTCGCCGAAATCGTGAGCCGGGAACGCTACGGCCAGCCGTTCGCGTAGCCGCACGCTTTTCCCCGTAAGCGCAGGTTACTGGCGGGCACGGCGGTCCAGGCACGTTCACCGTGCCGTACGGTTGGGCAGGCTACTCGCGGGCAGGCGTCACAATGGGCCGCTCCCCGATCGCCAGCGGGCGTTCGGCGTTCGGCGCTGCGCTGCGGTTGACCAGCGCGATGCCGAGCGCGATCAGCGCTGCGCCCGCGCCCACCAGCGGATGCAGCGTCTCGCCGAGGAAGACGACGCCCGAGAGCACGGCGACCAGCGGCACGAAGAAGACGTTGCCGCTCACCACCGACGCCTCACCGCGCTCCAGCAGGTAGAGCCAGATCAGCCAGCCGAGCGGGCCGATGATCGCCCCCAGCAGCACCAGCAGCGCGGCCAGGTGCAGCGTCAGGTTGAGCCGCACCGTTTCGGTGAAGGGCATCAGCGGAATCAGCGGCAGCACGCCGTAGGTGTACTGCAACATCGTTAGCCAGACCAGCGGCGCGCCGGGCGGCACGCGCTTGAACAGCAGCGTGCTCGCCGTCCAGCAGAGCGCCGCGCCGAACAGCTCGGCATAGCCCAGCCACTGCGGATGGGCGCCAGGGTGGATGCGGTCGCTGAGCACCACGACGAGCCCGGCGAAGCCGAGCAGCAGGCCGAGCGCCCGCCGCGACCCACCGCGCTCGCCCAGCCACAGCCGCGCCGCCAGCGCCACGAGCAACGGCTGCGCGTAGACGATCAGCGAGGCCTCGCCGGAGCTGACATGTTGCGAACCCAGGTTGATGAAGCCGGAGAGCCCGGCCACGTTGAAGACGCCCAGCACGAAGGCGAAGCGGTGAAAGCGCCAGTCGCGTGGGAGCGGCCCGCCCAGCGCGAGGGCGAAGGCCAGAGCAGGCAGCACACCGGCGCCACGTGCGGCCACGGCCAGCATCAGCGGCGAGGCGTCGTGCAGCGCCGCCTTCACCACCGTGTAGGTCACACCCCAGAACAGGCAGAGCAGGGCGACGAGCGCCGCCGTCACCACGCCGCCCGGCAGGCCGAGGATCGGCCGCGGGCGTTGCAGCACACGCTGACCGGCTGCCATCGGTGGGTGGCCTCCCCTATGCGTTGGTTGAGGCTCAGCCTACCCTACCCTGCCTTGCCGGCGCACCGAGGCCGGGCCCGGCGCTGAGGAGCGCCCACTCGCTGGCTCGACCGGCCGGCTACCGGTGTGTGAGCCGGCGCAGCTGGCGCGTCAGTCGCGCGGCGCGCTGCTTGCGCCACTGCTCGACCTCCTGTCGGTAGACCAGGCGCGTGCGCCGCCCGCGGACCGGCATCGCATCCGCCGGTGCGGGCGTTGCGGTGAGTCGCCCGCGAGCGATGGCGTTGGTGATGGCCCCGAGGGTGACGCCGGCGATCTGCGCCGCCTCGGCCAGTGTCAGCGTCGCCGATGCCTCCTGAGCCAGCCGTTGCACTTCGGCGTCTACTTCGTCGTGCGCTTCGCAGGCAAGCTGTACGCGGTGTTCATCGGCGAAATGGAAGCTCAGTGCGGACTCGATCAGATCGATGACCTCCGCTTCGCTTGAGCCGACCGCGACGACCCCCGGCATTGCCGGAACATAGGCTCCCCACGCCTTGTCCTCCTGCTCGACCACGACATGCACCGCGGGGCGCACCACGATGTCCTGCAGACGATGATCCATCCTCTCCACCTCCCGGCTGAGTGACCCGCGGTGCAGGTCTACCGCTTGAGTCCTGCTTGCCGAAGCACTGCGCCCAGCGTGCCCGTCGGCATATCCTTGCCGTCGTGACCGGCCACGGTGACGGCGCCGGACTTCCGCGGATGGCGATATTGGCGATGGCTGGCCTTGCCGCCGCGGACCTCATACCAGCCGTCCGCCTCAGGCTGCTTCACCCCGTCTCGGACTTTCAACTCTCGCCTTCAACGATGGTTTACTGCACCGCTATACTACTGAATTTGTGCAGTTAGAGTCGGCACGAAGAATGCAAGAAGAGCAGCGTGGCGGCGCCGTTCGCCGCCCAGATCCCGGCAGGCACTGAAGATTCGCGTGGCCGCTTCGATACTTTGGCGGACCTGGTTCAGAAGCGAGGCGGCGATGGACCCCACGATCTACGACAGCCTGACCGGCCTCTCCGGCGTCGCCCTGTTCAGCGGTCAACTGGACCGTGCCTATCGCCGCGAGCTGGCCGGTGAACGCGGGCTGGCGGTGCTGGCCCTTGGTGTGCCGCAGGTCGACTGGCTGCGCCGCCAGTACGGCGACGCTTTCGTCGATCTCGGCCTGGTCGGCGTGTCACGGGCGTTGTCCGAGAGCCTGCGCCGCGTCGACCGCACGGCCCACCTCGGCGACGGCCGCTTCCTCGCCTTCGCCAGCCATCTGCGCTCGCCTGGCGACGCCACGCGGCTGGCCCAGCGCGTTCACGACCGCGTGCGCTGGGTCTTCCGGCTCGAAGGCAACGTGGAGCGTGTGCCCGTGCGCCTGGGCATGAGCCTGCGTATCCCTTGCGAGCGCAACTCGCTTGCGGCGCTGCTGATCGAGGAGGCGATGCGGGCCCTGTTCGACGCCTCAGACGAGGGCGTACATCTCTTCGGCGCCGGCCGCCTGACGCTGGTGCCAACCGCTGCCGCCGCTGCTCCTGGTTCCGCTACCGACCGCCGCTGGACCGATCACGAGTCTCCGCCGGCGCTCGCCTGATTGGACGCGCATTGCCTGGGGCCGGCGCCGCCCGGCTCAGCTCCATCCGCTGTCGCAAGGCCCGTGGCTTGCCGCGCTCCGGCGATGACCGCTTGCCGCGACATGTCCCCGGAGTGAGCCCCTACTCCGAGAGCCGGCTGACCTGCACCCGCGCCTCGTAGGCCGCGGCGCCGGACGGCTCGAAGGCGCGCACGGCCGCGTCCGGCACCGCGCGGGCGCCGCTGGTCAGGTCATTGATCCCCGGCCAGCCGTCGTGCATCCAGACCACGCCCGCCGGCACGCGCTCCGTCACGAGCGACCGCGCCTGCATGGCGCCGCGGTCGTTGTGAATGCGGATCGCCTCGCCGTCGGCCAGGCCGCGCGCGGCGGCGTCGGCGGGGTTGAGCCAGAGGCGCGGCTCGGGGTCGGCGTCCGCGAGCGTGGGCAGCGCCCGGCCGTGGTCGTAGAAGGCGTGGAAGTGCGTGATCGCGCGGCCCTGGCGGAAGAGCAAGGGAAAGCGTGCGGCGCGTTCCGGCTGGCGGCTTGCGTCTTCGTGCACCGGCTCGTAGACCGGCAGCGGCGGCAGGCCCATCGCCTCTGCCTTCGCGGAGTAGAACTCGACCTTGCCCGAGGGCGTAGCGAAGCGCAGATCCGGGTGCGCGACCTCGGAGACGGCCAGCCGGTGGATACCGCCCTCGGCGCGCAGCTGCTCGGCGCTGATGCGGCCCGTCGCCTCGTGATCGAAGGCCGCGGACATCAGCTCGTCGGCGCTGGCCCAGGGGAAGAAGTCCTGCAGCGGGCCGGCGAAGCGCTCGTCGGCGCGCAGCCGTTCGGCGAGCTGTTGCAACACCCAGGAGGCCGAGCGCGCCGCGCCGCGTGGCGAGATCGCCTGTTCCATCAGGTAGAGGTGGGTGGCCGTCGCCTTGTAGCCGGTCTCCTCCAGCCACGAGGTGCCGGGCAGCACCACGTCGGCGTAGCCGCGCGCCGTCTCATTCATGAACAGGTCGAAGCAGGCGACGAGATCCATCTTCGCCAGCGCCGCGGCCACGCGGCTCGTGTCCGCAAACGACGACAGCATGTTGGTGCCAAGCAGCAGCAGCACCTTGATCCGCCCTGCGTCCAACGCGTCGAGCACGCTGCTCATCTCGGAGATCACGTAATCGCCCGGCGGCCGCGTCTCGACCGCGGCCAGGTTGGCGAAGCCGCCGCCGTGCGCCTGCGCCGCGTGGCGCGGCCCGAAGCCGCCGCCCGGCTGCCCCAGTGCGCCCGTCAGCCCCGGCAGGCAGGCGACGGCGCGGCTGCCGTACCAGCCGTTGCCGCTCTTGTGCATCGAAGAGCCGCCGAGCAGGATCATGCTGTGCCGCGTCGCCGCGTAGCGCCGAGCAAGCGCCTGCACCGCGGCGGCGGGAATGCCCGTCTGCGCCTCGGTCCACGCCGGCGTGAACTGGCGCACATGCTCGGCAAACGCCGCGAAGCCCTCGCCGTGCTCCGCCACGAAGGCGGCGTCGTGCAGCCCCTCCCCGGTGATCACGTGCGCCATGCCGAGCGCCAGCGCCGCGTCAGCGCCCGGCTTGATCAGGTACGCCTCGTCCGCCTGCGCGAAGGCCTCGCTGCGGCGCACGTCGATGGCGACGACGTAGGCGCCGCGGCGCTTCGCCGCGATCACGTGCGGCGCCGTGCCGGGCTGGCTGATCAGATTTGCTCCCCAGAGCAGGATCAGCTCGGCGTTGGCCGCCATATCTTCTTTCGTGTTCACCTCGGTCGGCCCGGTGAGCGTCAGGCCGAAGCCGCCCAGCCCCCAGCAGACGATCGAGGGGTTCCACCACTGGAAACCGGCCATGTTGGCGAAGCGCTGCGTC encodes:
- a CDS encoding cobalamin B12-binding domain-containing protein, with the protein product MERKIRVLIAKPGLDGHDRGAKVVARALRDAGMEVIYTGIRQTPQMIAEAALQEDVDVVGLSILSGAHMELFPRIVEELKKRGVDDVLLFAGGIIPEEDTPMLEQLGFKAVFRPGSSTNDIIEYVRSHVGAPA
- a CDS encoding histidine phosphatase family protein, which translates into the protein MTAPPELLRLLLLRHAQTAHNRDGLVQGRADNPLSELGQRQAAALAERLSTAPLEAIYSSPLVRARQTAEAIAAPHGLGVAIEPDLIEMDIGAMEGLSGAELRERFPEFMKAWLSQDAGGAAMPGGESLAQVQARAMAVVERVIARHPAGVAAVVSHNFVLLTVLCAILGLPLHEFRRLRQGVASLAIVEVLPGQRRLVSFNDLCHLEAAGLLGEDPWHVRRGLPL
- a CDS encoding TIGR03936 family radical SAM-associated protein, encoding MSAKVQRLRLSYARGHELQYVSHLDMLRFWERTLRRAHAPVAYSEGFTPHPQINLGPPLAVGQTGRAELIDVFLAEAWTPERFRDALAPQLPPGLSLARVAEAPLEEPSLQSQLRAAEYELQLQPGADLGAIEQRIAAFLAAETFPWEHVREKETRRYDLRPLVLDLRLERRADGPVLTARLRAEEGATARPDQLAAALGIAAALRHIERAALILAAPVARR
- the mce gene encoding methylmalonyl-CoA epimerase, which gives rise to MLKKIHHVGVVVRSADEALRFYRDTLGLSVAKDAVIEDQGVRGVLLPAGESEIELLEPTREGTGVARFLEKGEGLHHVCFESDDVGAELAAAKAKGLRLIDEQPRQGLAGMIGFIHPGATHGVLVEFATPPAGGHAPAPGPLVKNFDHAVFAVKDLDAGCRTWENNFGFTTKERREVAALGISNAILPVAGANAFVELITPLGEGAVSKFLDEKGEGMYLISLAVADIEKAVAALREAGVRVGDPAGAAGSRLAFVSPRNTHGVSIQLRERV
- a CDS encoding MBL fold metallo-hydrolase gives rise to the protein MAEVELLLQGFSLGTDQGSPAFCGVTLVRGSKTILVDVAHTGRRELLLAKLRERGLRPQDIDTVVLTHAHWDHMLNIDLFSNAEVLVHEAERRYAAKPDPADWATPSYTGLILEQMKLRSVREGDEIDKGVRILDTPGHTVGSMTLLVENNGETIGVTGDALPNARCALAGSPYLIFATEAEARESARKITSHCSVLYPGHDRPFRLKGGSVEYLIPTSIRITSQIEPSATDAGITLHGAEPRSIWVMPRAAAVGD
- a CDS encoding winged helix-turn-helix transcriptional regulator, which translates into the protein MDEHVPVSAFCPYFHHAVELIGRRWTGAVLRAMLGGVVRFSDLTHAIPGLSDRMLSERLKELEAEGIVERSVIPETPVRIEYRLTAKGRALGTVVAAMGDWAHDWLSPEVVARR
- the meaB gene encoding methylmalonyl Co-A mutase-associated GTPase MeaB, with the translated sequence MTAASNDFHDYIEGYLERVLRGERRPLSRVITWVQENLPEGRAAVRDLFRHTGHAHTVGVTGSAGSGKSTLTGALAREERKRGRSVGIIAVDPSSPFTGGAILGDRIRMQDLTNDEGIFVRSMATRQSLGGLTAMAADVISVMDASGKDVVLVETVGAGQDEVDIARTAQTTCLVLTPGAGDDIQTMKAGIMEIADILVVNKADLAGADILMSQLKALLSYSEHGDWIIPIVRVVSTRGEGIPELADAIDRHREYLESSGKLAQRRLERSRHQIVEAVRAEVMRRYLSGEGGTQLDELARRVAERDLDPHSAAIELIEGAARAE
- a CDS encoding DinB family protein, which gives rise to MATRERELEALHTNTNALLSELRDLPEAKLTEVWLGSWSARELLVHLGAWCNMMGQAYERMARGERPSPEGVDLSDNDGMNARYVEEAHGKSIAQVRKDLETGMARFEAAAKALPEDRFAEGKTAMRIMQTIAGHPLEHIEEVRAWRHGAPAPGRD